The following are from one region of the Nocardia terpenica genome:
- a CDS encoding glycosyltransferase family 4 protein, translated as MKILMVSWEYPPVVVGGLGRHVHHLATELAAAGHEVVVLARRPMGTDAATHPTHTFIEDRVLVVAVAEDPPCFDFGEDMLAWTLAMGHAMVRAGIALSKPGIAEGWTPDVVHAHDWLVAHPAIALAEHYDVPLVSTIHATEAGRHSGWVSGRVNRQVHSVEWWLARESDALITCSASMQVEVERLYGPELVPVTVIRNGIDVGAWTFRERSPRPGPPRLLYVGRLEYEKGVQDAIAALPRIRRAHPGATLTIAGVGTQFDWLRERARVHRVARAVNFVGRLDHTELLGWLHGADAIVLPSRYEPFGIVALEAAAAGTPLVTSTAGGLGELVVDGVTGASFEPADVNGLVDAVCAVLADPLAAQDRAHAARARLTADFAWTVVAAETTQVYQSAKRRVRNPLARPVIMERPLPERDPNNPI; from the coding sequence ATGAAAATCTTGATGGTGTCGTGGGAGTACCCACCCGTCGTGGTCGGCGGGCTCGGCCGGCACGTGCATCACCTGGCCACCGAGCTGGCCGCCGCCGGGCACGAGGTCGTGGTGCTGGCGCGCCGCCCGATGGGCACCGACGCCGCCACCCACCCCACGCACACCTTCATCGAGGACCGGGTGCTGGTGGTCGCCGTCGCCGAGGACCCGCCGTGTTTCGACTTCGGCGAGGACATGCTGGCCTGGACGCTGGCGATGGGGCATGCGATGGTGCGCGCCGGGATCGCGCTGAGCAAGCCGGGCATCGCCGAGGGCTGGACGCCGGACGTCGTGCACGCCCACGACTGGCTGGTCGCGCATCCGGCGATCGCGCTGGCCGAGCACTACGACGTGCCGCTGGTGTCGACCATCCACGCCACCGAGGCCGGGCGGCACAGCGGGTGGGTGTCGGGGCGGGTCAACCGGCAGGTGCATTCGGTGGAGTGGTGGCTGGCCCGCGAATCCGACGCGCTCATCACGTGTTCGGCGTCCATGCAGGTCGAGGTGGAGCGGCTCTACGGCCCGGAACTGGTGCCGGTGACGGTGATCCGCAATGGAATCGATGTGGGCGCGTGGACCTTTCGCGAGCGCTCGCCGCGGCCGGGGCCGCCGCGGCTGCTGTATGTGGGGCGGCTGGAGTACGAGAAGGGCGTGCAGGACGCGATCGCCGCGCTGCCGCGCATCCGCCGCGCGCATCCGGGCGCCACGCTGACGATCGCCGGTGTCGGAACGCAATTCGACTGGCTGCGCGAGCGCGCCCGGGTGCATCGGGTGGCGCGCGCGGTGAATTTCGTTGGCAGGCTGGACCATACGGAGCTGCTCGGCTGGCTGCACGGCGCGGACGCCATCGTGCTGCCGAGCCGCTACGAGCCGTTCGGCATCGTCGCGCTCGAGGCCGCCGCCGCGGGCACCCCCCTGGTCACCTCCACCGCCGGCGGCCTGGGCGAACTGGTCGTGGACGGCGTCACCGGCGCATCCTTCGAACCCGCCGACGTCAACGGCCTGGTCGACGCCGTCTGCGCCGTCCTCGCCGACCCACTCGCCGCCCAAGACCGCGCCCACGCCGCCCGCGCCCGCCTCACCGCCGACTTCGCCTGGACCGTCGTAGCCGCCGAAACAACCCAGGTCTACCAAAGCGCCAAACGCCGCGTCCGCAACCCCCTGGCCCGCCCCGTCATCATGGAACGCCCACTGCCGGAACGGGATCCGAACAACCCGATCTGA
- the mnmA gene encoding tRNA 2-thiouridine(34) synthase MnmA, whose product MRVLAAMSGGVDSAVAAARAVDAGHEVVGVHLALSATPGTLRTGSRGCCSKEDAGDARRAADVLGIPFYVWDFADRFKEDVIDDFVASYAAGETPNPCLRCNEKIKFSALADRAVALGFDAVVTGHYARLADGVLRRAVDADKDQSYVLAVLTAEQLSRAMFPVGDTPKPQIRAEAAERGLAVANKPDSHDICFIPSGDTRAFLGAKIGIRPGAIVDADGSKLAEHEGVHGFTIGQRKGLGLPGPAADGRPRYVTGIDPDSGTVRVGPAEDLHVWTVRADRAIWTSGVTPAGPIECVAQVRAHGGTAPAVAEAVDGGLVVRLREPLTGVARGQAVVLYQPDAAGDEVIGSGTISGTSGERTDAAELVSDHAE is encoded by the coding sequence ATGAGAGTGCTGGCCGCGATGAGCGGCGGCGTCGATTCCGCCGTGGCGGCCGCCCGCGCGGTCGACGCCGGACACGAGGTGGTCGGGGTGCACCTGGCCCTGTCGGCGACGCCCGGCACCCTGCGCACCGGGTCGCGCGGCTGCTGCTCCAAGGAGGACGCCGGCGATGCCCGCCGCGCCGCGGACGTGCTCGGAATCCCGTTCTACGTGTGGGATTTCGCCGATCGTTTCAAGGAGGACGTGATCGACGACTTCGTCGCCTCCTACGCCGCGGGGGAAACGCCCAATCCGTGCCTGCGCTGCAACGAGAAGATCAAGTTCTCGGCCCTGGCCGACCGCGCGGTGGCGCTGGGCTTCGACGCGGTGGTCACCGGCCACTACGCGCGGCTGGCGGACGGCGTGCTGCGCCGGGCCGTCGACGCCGACAAGGATCAGTCCTACGTGCTGGCGGTGCTGACCGCCGAACAGCTGTCGCGGGCCATGTTCCCGGTCGGCGACACCCCGAAGCCGCAGATCCGCGCCGAGGCCGCCGAGCGCGGCCTGGCGGTGGCGAACAAGCCCGACTCCCACGACATCTGCTTCATCCCGTCCGGCGACACCCGTGCCTTCCTGGGCGCGAAGATCGGTATCCGGCCGGGCGCGATCGTCGACGCCGACGGCAGCAAGCTCGCCGAGCACGAGGGCGTGCACGGATTCACGATCGGCCAGCGCAAGGGTCTCGGACTGCCGGGCCCCGCGGCCGACGGCCGACCGCGCTACGTCACCGGCATCGATCCCGACTCCGGCACGGTCCGCGTCGGTCCCGCCGAGGATCTGCACGTGTGGACGGTGCGGGCGGACCGCGCGATCTGGACCTCCGGCGTGACACCGGCCGGACCGATCGAGTGCGTGGCGCAGGTGCGCGCGCACGGCGGCACCGCGCCCGCGGTGGCCGAGGCGGTCGACGGCGGTCTGGTCGTGCGACTGCGCGAGCCACTGACCGGCGTGGCCCGCGGCCAGGCCGTGGTGCTGTACCAGCCGGACGCCGCGGGCGACGAGGTGATCGGCAGCGGCACCATCAGCGGGACGAGCGGGGAGCGCACGGACGCGGCCGAATTGGTGTCCGATCACGCGGAGTGA
- a CDS encoding GNAT family N-acetyltransferase produces the protein MKNSSETVLRPCRGPQEWPDLVRIWRSAVEATHHFLTLEDITYYENRIVNEYLAAVELTVATVEDVSVGFSGVAEGKLEMLFVDHAHRGRGAGSALLRRAMADIPDLLIDVNEQNPQALEFYRHHGFAILNRSETDADGRPFPILHLGRRS, from the coding sequence GTGAAAAACTCCAGTGAAACGGTGCTACGCCCTTGCCGCGGCCCACAGGAGTGGCCGGATCTAGTGCGGATCTGGCGCAGTGCGGTGGAAGCGACGCACCACTTCCTGACACTCGAGGACATCACCTACTACGAAAACCGCATCGTGAACGAGTACCTCGCCGCAGTCGAACTGACAGTTGCGACGGTGGAGGACGTTTCCGTTGGGTTCTCTGGAGTAGCGGAAGGAAAGCTGGAGATGCTGTTCGTCGACCACGCGCACCGCGGTCGCGGTGCGGGTTCTGCTCTGCTCCGCAGAGCGATGGCCGACATTCCCGACCTGTTGATCGATGTCAACGAACAGAACCCACAAGCGCTCGAATTCTATAGGCACCACGGCTTCGCCATACTCAATCGCTCCGAGACCGACGCCGATGGTCGCCCCTTCCCCATCCTGCACCTGGGGCGGCGAAGCTGA
- a CDS encoding alpha/beta hydrolase family protein: protein MNSPITGTAAGVPFTALPPSDDGVAPLIVTWHMLDAPRSDAAFAAALPMNDLPAWRVHLGMPMCGARMVDGSTDAIVELFSKDPLMSFLYPFVRQATEEFPAALESIRAQLPVDDGPIGVLGGSLGGAVALQILTATEIPIFAGAIVNAAIRMRSVVDLFPGDYPYDAESETIVDNLDFIPEAENIASRAPLLVVSGELDHQALRADALRLVDAMGERSELLSIPGLAHPLADEPGIEPAPQLPPARAVDSGLTAWFRRHIAEAG, encoded by the coding sequence ATGAACTCACCGATCACGGGGACGGCCGCTGGCGTGCCGTTCACCGCGCTGCCGCCGTCCGACGACGGCGTCGCCCCGCTGATTGTCACCTGGCACATGTTGGACGCGCCGAGGTCGGACGCCGCGTTCGCTGCCGCGTTGCCAATGAACGACCTGCCTGCGTGGCGGGTCCACCTCGGCATGCCGATGTGCGGGGCGCGCATGGTCGACGGCAGCACGGACGCCATCGTGGAGTTATTCAGCAAGGACCCCTTGATGTCTTTTCTGTACCCGTTCGTCCGACAGGCGACCGAGGAGTTCCCAGCCGCGCTGGAGTCGATCCGCGCACAGTTGCCGGTCGACGACGGCCCGATCGGTGTACTCGGCGGCTCGCTGGGCGGAGCCGTCGCACTGCAGATCCTCACCGCCACCGAGATACCGATCTTCGCTGGCGCTATCGTGAACGCCGCCATCCGGATGCGGTCCGTCGTCGATCTGTTTCCGGGCGACTACCCTTATGACGCCGAGTCCGAGACGATCGTCGACAACCTGGACTTCATCCCCGAAGCGGAGAACATCGCCAGTCGCGCACCACTGCTGGTCGTCAGCGGCGAGCTGGACCACCAAGCGCTCCGCGCTGACGCGCTGCGCCTCGTGGACGCAATGGGAGAACGGTCCGAACTGCTGTCGATCCCCGGATTGGCGCATCCGCTCGCCGACGAGCCCGGCATCGAGCCCGCACCGCAGCTGCCCCCGGCCCGCGCGGTGGACTCCGGCCTGACCGCGTGGTTCCGACGCCACATCGCGGAGGCGGGCTAG
- a CDS encoding cyclase family protein yields the protein MPTQDDVLGYFNTLSNWGRWGDDDELGTLNHITDEVRLAAARAVRHGRSVSCGWEVAVPEEMERSTTTCPCYADMPGVENMPLPGFRNDRHWGYSNERLGILFHGNTITHVDSPCHIFWDGTMYNGRPHSLVDAATGSAWAAVTAAANGIITRGVLLDVAKVREVSWLEPGQGVYPDDLEEAERRQGVRVRSGDAVLLRTGYGRVRHEAGVTSGFTQAGWHASCLPWLHEREVALIGADTPQDVQPSGYEDMAMPVHTVGLVAMGLWLLDNCDLEVCATTAAELDQWDFHIAVAPVRFAGTSGSPVNPIATF from the coding sequence ATGCCCACACAGGACGACGTTCTCGGGTACTTCAACACGCTGTCGAACTGGGGACGGTGGGGCGACGACGACGAACTCGGCACTCTGAACCACATCACCGATGAGGTCCGGCTGGCGGCGGCGCGGGCCGTGCGCCACGGCAGGAGCGTGTCCTGTGGGTGGGAGGTTGCCGTGCCGGAGGAGATGGAGCGGTCGACGACGACGTGCCCGTGCTACGCCGATATGCCGGGAGTCGAGAACATGCCGCTGCCGGGATTCCGCAACGACAGGCACTGGGGCTATTCGAACGAGCGGCTCGGAATCCTGTTCCACGGCAACACCATCACCCACGTCGACTCGCCGTGCCACATCTTCTGGGACGGCACGATGTACAACGGGCGGCCGCACTCATTGGTCGACGCCGCGACTGGATCGGCGTGGGCGGCCGTCACGGCGGCGGCGAACGGGATCATCACGCGTGGTGTCCTGCTGGACGTTGCGAAGGTCCGCGAGGTGTCGTGGTTGGAACCGGGGCAGGGTGTGTATCCCGACGATCTCGAGGAGGCCGAGCGTCGCCAAGGGGTGCGGGTGCGATCCGGCGATGCGGTACTCCTGCGGACCGGCTATGGTCGCGTCCGGCACGAAGCAGGTGTGACCAGCGGTTTCACGCAGGCCGGCTGGCACGCGTCCTGCCTGCCGTGGCTGCACGAGCGGGAGGTCGCGCTGATCGGCGCCGACACCCCTCAAGATGTTCAGCCGTCGGGGTACGAGGACATGGCGATGCCGGTTCATACCGTGGGCCTCGTCGCGATGGGTCTGTGGCTGCTCGACAACTGCGACCTGGAGGTGTGCGCGACCACGGCTGCCGAGCTCGACCAGTGGGACTTCCACATCGCAGTCGCGCCGGTCCGCTTCGCCGGGACGTCCGGCAGCCCGGTCAACCCAATCGCCACATTCTGA
- a CDS encoding cysteine desulfurase family protein: MKSAFPGAVGAVPKTVYLDHAATTPMFPVAIEAMTAVLGSAGNASSLHGSGRTARRLVEEARESIAADLGARPSEVIFTSGGTESDNLAVKGIYWARRDADPRRTRILVSAVEHHAVLDAVEWLEKHEGARVTLLEVDGEGLVSPRTLRAALADHAAETALVTVMWANNEVGAIEPIGELAAVAQEFDVPMHSDAVQAAAQLPIRFGASGLAAASFAGHKVGGPHGAGVLLLGRQVPCVPLQHGGGHERDLRSGTSDVPAAVGLAAALRETVTGLPVRTAELTLLRDELIAGVLAAVPDAVLNGPRDERRLPGNAHFTFPGCEGDSLLMLLDAAGIECSTGSACTAGVAAPSHVLLAMGHDPRQARGSLRFSLGHTSTRSDIETLLVALPPVVERAKAAGLAGAQGGTR, encoded by the coding sequence ATGAAGTCGGCTTTTCCGGGTGCGGTCGGTGCGGTGCCCAAGACGGTCTACCTCGATCACGCGGCCACTACCCCGATGTTCCCGGTCGCCATCGAGGCGATGACGGCTGTGCTGGGGAGTGCGGGGAACGCGTCGTCGCTGCACGGGTCGGGGCGGACGGCTCGGCGGCTGGTGGAGGAGGCGCGGGAGTCGATCGCGGCCGATCTGGGGGCGCGGCCCTCGGAGGTCATCTTCACCTCCGGCGGGACCGAGAGCGACAATCTCGCCGTCAAGGGCATCTACTGGGCTCGACGCGACGCGGATCCGCGGCGCACTCGCATTCTGGTCAGCGCCGTCGAGCATCATGCGGTGCTCGACGCGGTCGAGTGGCTGGAGAAGCACGAGGGTGCGCGGGTGACGCTGCTCGAGGTCGACGGCGAGGGCTTGGTGTCGCCGCGCACGCTGCGTGCCGCGCTCGCCGACCATGCCGCCGAAACCGCGCTGGTCACCGTCATGTGGGCCAACAACGAGGTCGGCGCCATCGAGCCGATCGGTGAATTGGCCGCCGTGGCACAGGAATTCGATGTCCCCATGCACAGCGATGCGGTGCAGGCCGCCGCCCAGCTGCCGATCCGGTTCGGCGCCAGCGGCCTGGCCGCGGCCAGCTTCGCCGGGCACAAGGTCGGCGGCCCGCACGGCGCGGGCGTGCTGCTGCTCGGCCGGCAGGTGCCGTGCGTGCCGCTGCAGCACGGCGGCGGGCACGAGCGCGATCTGCGCTCGGGCACCTCGGACGTGCCCGCGGCCGTCGGCCTGGCGGCGGCGCTGCGCGAGACCGTGACCGGATTGCCCGTCCGCACGGCCGAATTGACGCTGCTGCGCGACGAGTTGATCGCGGGCGTGCTCGCCGCGGTGCCCGACGCGGTGCTGAACGGGCCGCGCGACGAGCGGCGGCTTCCGGGCAATGCCCACTTCACCTTTCCGGGCTGCGAGGGCGATTCGCTGCTGATGCTGCTGGACGCCGCGGGCATCGAATGTTCCACCGGGTCGGCGTGCACCGCGGGGGTGGCCGCGCCCAGCCATGTGCTGCTGGCGATGGGCCACGACCCGCGCCAGGCGCGCGGTTCGCTGCGATTCTCGCTGGGGCACACCTCGACCCGGTCCGATATCGAGACGCTGCTGGTGGCGCTGCCGCCGGTGGTGGAGCGCGCCAAGGCCGCCGGACTGGCCGGTGCACAGGGAGGTACGCGATGA
- a CDS encoding 1,4-alpha-glucan branching protein domain-containing protein codes for MTGSHAPDATPVPGQFTLVLHSHLPWLAHHGRWPVGEEWLYQSWAASYLPVARVLRRLAAEGRSRLLSLGITPVLAAQLDDPHCLAGMHHWLGNWQLRADEAALSGNAALGRYEHGLAGAALTDFEQRWRHGGSPVWRELIDAGAIELLGGPLAHPFQPLLDPRLRGFELTEGLADARHRWGHTPTGIWAPECGFTPGMENDYAAAGVTHFMVDGPALRGDSTLGRPVWDSDVLAFGRDLQVSYRVWSPKSGYPGHGSYRDFHHYDHDTGLKPARVTGKSVAGPDKAPYDPELAAAAVRRDVEDFVRTVRERLIAESERIGRPALVVAAFDTELFGHWWHEGPQWLEQVLRALPEAGVSVGTLADARARGYVGEPVPLADSSWGSGKDWRVWAGDRVRDLVELNADIVRLTLDTLDKMRAENGGGGPRDAVADQLLREAILAVSSDWAFMVSKDSAAGYARDRAHRHAHAVREIAAAVAAGQLAKARQLAAGWYAADGLFPGLDARRLGWEGPA; via the coding sequence TTGACCGGGTCGCACGCGCCCGACGCGACCCCGGTCCCGGGACAGTTCACCCTGGTCCTGCACTCGCACCTGCCGTGGCTGGCCCATCACGGCCGCTGGCCGGTCGGCGAGGAGTGGCTGTATCAATCCTGGGCCGCCTCCTACCTTCCCGTCGCCCGGGTGCTGCGAAGGCTTGCGGCGGAAGGCCGTTCGCGGCTGCTGAGCCTCGGCATCACCCCGGTGCTCGCGGCCCAGCTGGACGATCCGCACTGCCTGGCCGGGATGCATCACTGGCTGGGCAACTGGCAGCTGCGCGCCGACGAGGCCGCCCTGTCCGGCAATGCCGCGCTGGGCCGCTACGAGCACGGCCTGGCGGGCGCCGCGCTCACCGATTTCGAACAGCGCTGGCGGCACGGCGGCTCGCCGGTGTGGCGGGAGCTCATCGACGCCGGGGCCATCGAACTGCTCGGCGGTCCGCTCGCCCATCCGTTCCAGCCGCTGCTGGATCCGCGGCTGCGCGGCTTCGAACTCACCGAGGGCCTGGCCGACGCCCGGCACCGCTGGGGACACACCCCGACCGGCATCTGGGCGCCCGAGTGCGGCTTCACGCCGGGCATGGAAAACGACTATGCCGCCGCGGGTGTGACGCATTTCATGGTCGACGGTCCCGCGCTGCGCGGCGACAGCACGCTGGGCCGCCCGGTGTGGGATTCGGACGTGCTGGCGTTCGGGCGGGATCTGCAGGTCAGCTACCGGGTGTGGTCGCCGAAGTCCGGATATCCGGGGCACGGGTCCTACCGGGACTTCCACCACTACGACCACGACACCGGGCTCAAACCCGCACGGGTCACCGGCAAGAGCGTGGCCGGTCCGGACAAGGCGCCGTACGACCCGGAGCTGGCCGCGGCGGCCGTGCGCCGCGATGTCGAGGACTTCGTGCGGACCGTGCGCGAGCGGCTGATCGCCGAATCCGAGCGCATCGGGCGGCCCGCGCTGGTGGTCGCCGCCTTCGACACCGAACTGTTCGGGCACTGGTGGCACGAGGGTCCGCAGTGGCTCGAGCAGGTGCTGCGCGCGCTGCCGGAGGCCGGGGTGAGCGTCGGCACGCTCGCCGACGCCCGCGCCCGCGGCTACGTGGGAGAGCCGGTGCCGCTGGCGGATTCGTCGTGGGGCTCGGGCAAGGACTGGCGGGTGTGGGCCGGCGATCGGGTGCGGGACCTGGTCGAGCTCAACGCCGATATCGTGCGGCTGACGCTGGACACCCTGGACAAGATGCGCGCCGAGAACGGCGGCGGGGGACCGCGCGACGCGGTCGCCGATCAGCTGCTGCGCGAGGCGATCCTGGCCGTGTCCAGCGACTGGGCATTCATGGTCAGCAAGGATTCCGCCGCCGGGTACGCCCGCGACCGGGCGCACCGGCACGCCCACGCGGTCCGCGAGATCGCCGCGGCCGTCGCCGCGGGCCAACTCGCCAAAGCGCGGCAGTTGGCGGCAGGATGGTACGCGGCCGACGGACTGTTCCCCGGGCTCGATGCGCGCCGGCTCGGCTGGGAAGGACCCGCATGA
- a CDS encoding lysophospholipid acyltransferase family protein, whose protein sequence is MPALLTTGSSALSCPPAAPAHAWMPSSPCGPTCVDITPSAGPARAATRILTVLTVLLAFPAINLVTPPPLRPHLHRRYARIVLRACGLRLRIIDRRGESNGKALPDNAVQTSDEAKAPTGDVTAARAAGEGLLVVAGHVGWTDVLALAAVSPMGFVARGDLVDWPVLGGLARLMRVIPIERERLRQLPGVVGAVAGRLAAGERVGVFPEGTTWCGRAHGRLRPALFQAAVDAGAAVQPVRIRYLDRHGELSTVPGFVGLDTFVDSAKRVLRSKGVVAEVVLLPVEPPGTDRHELARRCERALRGAEVVDIDAHATAVGTGPTREIVPDPAKDPAPAA, encoded by the coding sequence ATGCCCGCCCTCCTGACGACCGGATCATCGGCCCTGTCCTGTCCCCCGGCCGCACCCGCACACGCCTGGATGCCCTCGAGCCCCTGCGGCCCCACCTGCGTCGACATCACTCCCTCGGCAGGCCCTGCCCGCGCCGCCACCCGCATCCTGACCGTCCTTACCGTCTTACTCGCCTTCCCCGCCATCAACCTCGTGACCCCACCCCCACTGCGCCCCCACCTCCACCGCCGCTACGCCCGAATCGTCCTGCGCGCCTGCGGCCTCCGCCTGCGCATCATCGACCGCCGCGGCGAATCGAACGGAAAAGCCCTGCCCGACAACGCCGTTCAAACTTCCGACGAGGCGAAGGCGCCGACGGGCGATGTCACCGCGGCGCGGGCGGCCGGTGAGGGGCTGCTCGTGGTTGCGGGGCATGTGGGGTGGACGGATGTGCTTGCGCTGGCGGCGGTTTCGCCGATGGGGTTCGTGGCGCGGGGAGATCTCGTCGACTGGCCGGTTCTCGGTGGGCTGGCGCGGTTGATGCGGGTGATTCCCATCGAACGGGAGCGGTTGCGGCAGTTGCCCGGGGTGGTCGGTGCGGTTGCGGGGCGGCTGGCGGCGGGGGAGCGGGTCGGGGTGTTTCCCGAGGGCACCACCTGGTGCGGGCGCGCCCACGGTCGCCTGCGGCCCGCCCTGTTCCAGGCCGCGGTCGACGCCGGTGCGGCCGTGCAGCCGGTGCGGATTCGCTACCTGGACCGTCACGGCGAGCTGTCGACCGTGCCCGGCTTCGTCGGACTGGACACCTTCGTGGATTCGGCCAAGCGCGTGCTGCGGTCCAAGGGCGTGGTAGCCGAGGTCGTGCTGCTTCCCGTCGAGCCGCCCGGCACGGACCGGCACGAGCTGGCCCGCCGCTGCGAACGGGCGCTGCGCGGCGCGGAGGTCGTCGACATCGATGCCCACGCCACCGCCGTCGGCACCGGCCCGACCCGCGAGATCGTCCCCGACCCCGCGAAGGATCCGGCCCCGGCCGCGTAA
- a CDS encoding MauE/DoxX family redox-associated membrane protein: MSVILLIIRILLVVILIWSGLAKLADRMRSRRAMLDFGVPAPLARPFALLLPVLELVTAGLLIPAASAWFGALAAVALLLAFTTAVGYHVARGHTPSCHCFGHASTEPIGPTTIVRNLLLTGMAATIVLVGQHDAGGDLTGWLASETAVDIVQLGLTAVAVALLAFGCRLLMQLRDTLKPATESPRMAPAFALPDLTGATVTLDDLLARGQPVLLIFSDPACGSCAALEPDITRWRREYLDRLTITVISSGAPEADGQPVLVQREHEVSDAFGVHGTPCAVVVRPDLTMSAPVCGGEEIAKLAADSAIPLSPTPIVPVGETAPDFTLPDLSGRPTSLAEFRGRATLLLFWDPGCGFCADMLPALRERDAALDEPTLLVISTGDDTENRAMGLRAPILLDDTNTVGTGFGISGTPMAILVDSSGKIASEVAAGAAAVLELAGYARGSAEVTPSAH, translated from the coding sequence GTGAGCGTCATCCTGCTCATCATCCGAATCCTGCTCGTGGTGATACTCATCTGGTCCGGGTTGGCCAAGCTGGCCGACCGGATGCGATCGCGCCGGGCGATGCTGGACTTCGGAGTTCCCGCACCGCTGGCCCGGCCGTTCGCTCTGCTCCTGCCCGTGCTCGAGCTCGTCACCGCCGGGCTACTGATACCCGCCGCCTCGGCATGGTTCGGGGCGCTCGCCGCGGTGGCTCTGCTGCTGGCTTTCACCACAGCGGTCGGCTACCACGTGGCGCGCGGGCACACGCCGAGCTGCCACTGCTTCGGCCATGCCTCCACCGAACCCATCGGGCCGACCACGATCGTACGTAACCTGCTGCTCACCGGGATGGCCGCAACCATCGTCCTTGTCGGACAGCATGATGCGGGCGGCGACCTCACCGGCTGGCTGGCATCCGAGACCGCAGTGGACATCGTCCAGCTCGGCCTCACAGCCGTCGCGGTAGCCCTGCTGGCGTTCGGCTGCCGCCTCCTGATGCAGCTGCGGGACACGCTGAAGCCCGCAACCGAATCGCCCCGGATGGCCCCCGCCTTCGCGCTTCCCGACCTCACCGGCGCGACGGTGACACTCGACGATCTACTCGCCCGCGGCCAACCGGTGCTGCTCATCTTCTCCGATCCGGCATGTGGCTCGTGCGCGGCGCTCGAACCCGACATCACCCGCTGGCGACGGGAGTACCTGGACAGGTTGACCATCACCGTGATCAGTTCCGGCGCACCAGAAGCCGACGGGCAACCGGTGCTGGTACAGCGCGAGCACGAGGTATCCGACGCATTCGGGGTTCATGGCACGCCGTGCGCGGTCGTCGTGCGGCCCGACCTGACCATGTCGGCCCCCGTGTGCGGTGGCGAGGAGATCGCGAAACTGGCAGCCGACTCGGCGATCCCGTTGTCGCCCACGCCGATCGTGCCGGTCGGCGAAACCGCTCCGGACTTCACCCTGCCGGACCTGAGCGGCCGCCCGACGAGCCTCGCGGAGTTCCGCGGCCGGGCGACGCTGCTGCTGTTCTGGGATCCCGGCTGTGGTTTCTGCGCGGACATGCTTCCAGCGCTTCGGGAACGCGACGCCGCATTGGACGAGCCGACGCTCCTGGTGATCTCAACGGGTGACGACACCGAGAACCGGGCGATGGGGCTTCGCGCACCGATACTTCTCGATGACACCAATACCGTCGGAACAGGTTTCGGAATCTCCGGCACGCCGATGGCGATCCTCGTGGATTCGTCGGGCAAAATCGCTTCCGAGGTCGCAGCGGGCGCGGCCGCCGTACTCGAACTGGCCGGGTACGCCCGTGGCAGTGCCGAGGTGACACCGTCAGCCCATTGA
- a CDS encoding GNAT family N-acetyltransferase, which yields MTTTAVSYSGAGSARAAGSGVAGPHYSLVVSSDTEHRLVAQRLRYQVFGSEPGFNLPESADGLDADHFDEHCDHLLVRDELTQQFVGCYRMLPPDKVAAAGGYYTATEFDLTAMDPAGQRIVEMGRACVVPDHRNGSVLTLMWAGILHYIQLTGYDWVMGCVSVPMRDAPGDPVGVNVRGVRDLLLSKHSGDPERRVRPLRPVVVDGRTLDELEPPARPKLPPLLRGYLRLGAEICGEPAHDPDFGVADFVALLGLDTINTRYLERLQSAANTFDGR from the coding sequence ATGACAACAACGGCAGTGTCATATTCCGGGGCGGGGTCGGCCCGCGCGGCGGGCTCGGGGGTCGCCGGGCCGCACTATTCCTTGGTCGTCTCCTCCGATACCGAGCATCGGCTCGTGGCGCAGCGGCTGAGATATCAGGTGTTCGGCTCCGAGCCGGGGTTCAATCTCCCCGAGAGCGCGGACGGCCTGGACGCCGACCACTTCGACGAGCACTGCGATCACCTGCTGGTGCGTGACGAGCTGACCCAGCAGTTCGTCGGCTGCTATCGCATGCTGCCGCCGGACAAGGTGGCCGCGGCGGGGGGCTACTACACCGCCACCGAATTCGACCTCACCGCCATGGATCCCGCGGGGCAGCGCATCGTCGAGATGGGCCGCGCCTGCGTGGTGCCCGATCACCGCAACGGATCGGTGTTGACGCTGATGTGGGCGGGCATCCTGCACTACATCCAGCTCACCGGCTACGACTGGGTGATGGGCTGCGTCTCGGTGCCCATGCGGGATGCTCCGGGCGACCCGGTCGGCGTGAACGTGCGCGGCGTGCGAGACCTGTTGCTGAGCAAGCACTCCGGCGATCCGGAGCGCCGGGTGCGCCCGCTGCGCCCGGTGGTGGTCGACGGCCGCACCCTCGACGAACTGGAACCCCCGGCGCGGCCGAAGCTGCCGCCGCTGCTGCGCGGCTACCTGCGCCTGGGCGCGGAGATCTGCGGCGAGCCCGCGCACGATCCGGATTTCGGCGTGGCCGATTTCGTCGCGCTGCTGGGCCTGGACACCATCAACACCCGCTACCTGGAGCGCCTACAGAGCGCCGCGAACACCTTCGACGGACGGTAA